One genomic region from Aneurinibacillus sp. REN35 encodes:
- a CDS encoding UbiD family decarboxylase — translation MNTSIRKLIDHWDRTKQLIHIQKEVDPLYELGAVINAWEGKQPVYFEKVKGYSTPMVAGLGGDRTTMADSMGITPDQLVPKLIDAIVNPIPTTKMSVGPVHDNVALGEFSIDEFFPVPTYHAKDAGPYFVSGVMVVKDPSGIKRYTSIRRMQYLGGNRCAICITSPELNQQYQALEDRNQPLEVAVMFGVVPAVVLSSQISTHLYHADKLDVAGALLGTSLPVVQCKTVDIDVLADAEIVLEGRILPHERYPEGPFGEVGGYYGVVEENPVMEFTAITYQNHPIAQTIFPSSFEERIPMSIVREANLLNAVRQTVPNVLAVHVTATAVARLHAIIQIEKKTEGDAKQALLAAFSSDKDLKLAIVVNEDIDIFDPADVEWAIGTRMQADLDVFIVPGAKGSPLEPSHNLRGVTAKMGMDATYPLSEKERFIRTSIPVPSSFNIQDYL, via the coding sequence ATGAACACCTCCATCCGAAAACTTATCGATCATTGGGATCGTACAAAGCAGCTCATTCACATTCAAAAAGAGGTAGATCCGCTTTATGAGCTGGGGGCTGTTATTAATGCCTGGGAAGGAAAGCAGCCCGTTTATTTTGAGAAGGTAAAGGGGTACAGCACCCCGATGGTAGCCGGCCTGGGTGGAGATCGTACCACGATGGCGGACTCGATGGGGATTACGCCGGATCAGCTGGTGCCGAAGCTAATTGATGCGATTGTCAATCCGATTCCTACGACAAAGATGTCGGTAGGTCCGGTCCATGACAATGTGGCGCTCGGTGAATTTTCTATTGATGAATTTTTTCCGGTTCCGACCTACCATGCCAAAGATGCAGGTCCGTATTTCGTTTCCGGTGTCATGGTCGTCAAGGATCCATCCGGTATCAAACGGTATACCTCCATCCGGCGCATGCAGTATCTTGGCGGCAATCGCTGCGCGATCTGTATCACGTCCCCGGAGCTAAACCAGCAGTACCAAGCGCTTGAGGATCGAAACCAGCCGCTTGAAGTAGCGGTCATGTTCGGTGTCGTACCAGCGGTTGTCTTAAGCTCGCAAATCAGTACCCATCTGTATCATGCGGATAAGCTTGATGTTGCAGGTGCGCTGCTTGGCACATCGCTTCCGGTAGTGCAGTGTAAAACCGTAGACATAGACGTGCTTGCCGACGCGGAAATCGTACTAGAAGGCAGAATTTTACCGCATGAGCGCTATCCTGAAGGTCCGTTTGGCGAAGTGGGCGGATACTACGGTGTAGTGGAAGAAAATCCGGTGATGGAATTTACGGCCATTACATACCAGAATCATCCGATTGCACAGACGATTTTCCCTTCAAGCTTTGAAGAACGGATTCCGATGTCCATCGTGCGTGAAGCTAATCTTCTTAATGCGGTGCGCCAGACGGTACCTAACGTGCTTGCCGTACATGTTACCGCTACAGCGGTCGCGCGGCTTCATGCCATCATTCAGATTGAAAAGAAAACAGAAGGCGACGCCAAGCAGGCGCTGCTGGCCGCCTTTTCAAGTGATAAAGATTTGAAGCTTGCCATCGTTGTCAACGAGGACATCGATATATTTGACCCGGCGGATGTAGAATGGGCCATCGGCACGCGCATGCAGGCTGATCTTGATGTATTTATCGTTCCTGGCGCGAAGGGATCTCCCCTAGAGCCATCGCATAATTTACGAGGAGTTACAGCGAAAATGGGGATGGATGCCACGTATCCGTTGTCAGAGAAAGAACGCTTCATACGTACTTCCATTCCGGTTCCCTCCTCTTTCAATATACAAGATTACCTCTAA
- a CDS encoding BMC domain-containing protein, with product MEAIGLLETRGLVPAVASLDTMAKAAHTRLVDMKVVGSGLVCVIIEGNVSAVKSAIEAGKAMYDGSDKLISYNVIPRPHGDLSRML from the coding sequence ATGGAAGCAATCGGCTTACTTGAAACAAGAGGTCTGGTGCCGGCCGTCGCTTCGCTAGACACGATGGCTAAAGCAGCCCATACTCGCCTGGTTGATATGAAAGTGGTGGGCTCCGGATTGGTTTGCGTCATTATTGAAGGGAACGTCAGTGCGGTAAAGTCAGCCATTGAGGCAGGCAAAGCCATGTATGACGGAAGCGATAAGCTTATTTCATACAATGTAATTCCACGCCCGCATGGAGACCTGAGCAGGATGCTATAA
- a CDS encoding BMC domain-containing protein has translation MALYALGLIETEGYATAVSAADAALKAASVELLGVERVIGVKGTLGVTIQLGGDVGAVRSAVEAGKMEAEKVGNVIATHVIARTHQEVNDKILPLFSLAAPKKEEQKNELASIPEAEKAAPKDAAFEKKRTGKASSKKEDAVEPPGRIESKTDTINDSTKME, from the coding sequence ATGGCGCTATACGCACTGGGTCTGATTGAAACGGAGGGCTATGCCACCGCAGTTTCCGCCGCTGATGCTGCGTTAAAGGCAGCAAGTGTGGAGCTTTTAGGCGTAGAACGGGTGATCGGGGTCAAAGGGACGCTCGGTGTGACCATTCAGTTAGGCGGTGATGTGGGAGCGGTTCGTTCCGCTGTGGAAGCTGGAAAAATGGAGGCGGAAAAAGTGGGCAATGTTATTGCGACACATGTAATTGCGCGCACACATCAAGAAGTAAATGATAAGATTCTGCCCCTGTTCTCTCTGGCAGCACCGAAAAAAGAAGAGCAGAAAAACGAGCTGGCCTCCATCCCGGAAGCAGAAAAAGCGGCGCCAAAGGATGCTGCTTTTGAAAAAAAACGTACCGGCAAAGCGTCCTCAAAAAAAGAGGATGCGGTGGAGCCACCGGGCAGGATTGAAAGCAAAACAGATACGATCAATGACAGCACCAAGATGGAATAA